The following coding sequences lie in one Metallumcola ferriviriculae genomic window:
- a CDS encoding CdaR family protein: protein MEKFWQRNLFLKIISLVVAIFMWLYVTGETNPTAETVINVPLETRALANDLVIEEKPVSVNVRVEGKKQVIQTLNSRDLRAVVDLRGVHFGRNMLEVEVDTPQNVDLVAIDPREVAVAIDEISDSQFPIIINFTGRPTTGYSTLEPVINPSQVIVAGPRNGLNRIYRAYVDVNLEGVSQNVLEHLPVKVEDELGNSINDIVRVVPQTVEVFIPIVKEQPGKQVAVNPVLEGEPADGFIIKRVIVEPELLKVYGDMDKLRNIQYLDTAPIDISGAEESVQQQVQLRLPTGVTPSVFTPIRVMVEIGAGEKPQEDKNQ, encoded by the coding sequence GTGGAGAAATTTTGGCAGCGCAATTTATTTTTAAAAATCATATCACTGGTGGTAGCCATTTTTATGTGGCTTTACGTCACCGGCGAGACCAATCCCACTGCGGAAACTGTCATTAATGTTCCGCTTGAGACTCGGGCGCTGGCTAATGATTTGGTGATAGAAGAAAAGCCGGTATCGGTAAATGTGCGCGTGGAGGGTAAGAAACAGGTGATACAAACCCTTAACTCACGTGATTTACGTGCTGTAGTTGACCTAAGGGGCGTACATTTTGGCAGAAATATGTTGGAAGTGGAAGTGGATACCCCGCAAAATGTGGATTTGGTGGCGATAGATCCTCGGGAAGTGGCCGTGGCCATTGATGAAATATCTGATAGTCAGTTCCCAATCATCATTAATTTTACCGGTCGCCCTACTACGGGGTATTCTACTCTAGAACCGGTGATTAATCCGTCCCAAGTGATTGTGGCGGGCCCCCGTAACGGGCTTAATAGAATATATCGGGCCTATGTGGATGTAAACCTTGAAGGTGTTTCACAAAATGTCTTGGAGCATCTGCCGGTGAAAGTGGAGGATGAGCTGGGTAATTCAATTAATGATATAGTACGGGTAGTGCCACAGACTGTGGAAGTCTTTATTCCTATTGTAAAAGAACAGCCGGGCAAGCAGGTGGCGGTCAATCCGGTGCTGGAGGGAGAACCTGCTGACGGATTTATTATTAAACGTGTTATCGTAGAACCGGAATTATTAAAAGTATATGGTGACATGGACAAACTGCGAAATATCCAGTACTTGGATACGGCGCCTATTGACATCAGCGGTGCAGAGGAAAGTGTGCAGCAGCAGGTGCAGCTGCGTCTTCCTACCGGTGTGACCCCAAGTGTATTCACGCCAATACGGGTTATGGTGGAAATAGGGGCAGGCGAGAAACCCCAGGAAGATAAAAATCAGTAA
- the cdaA gene encoding diadenylate cyclase CdaA, whose protein sequence is MFSQLKFLKYYDLLDYLLMVVDISLVAFVIYKGTMLIRGTRAVQLLKGLAVLVAASFASKRLGLTAINWMLDQTRIAILVALPIVFQPELRRALEQLGRGKFFARPLSTLGPDDMSRLIGDVIRAVNVLAKNKDGALIVIERETGLNDYIETGIKMDGVVTVELLTNVFVPTTPLHDGAAIIRGDRVAAAGCFLPLTDSPYLSSQLGTRHRAALGISEISDAVVVIVSEETGTISVAEEGKLTRYLDENTLRETLEDLLIPKSTNQHFWQWRS, encoded by the coding sequence ATGTTTTCCCAGCTTAAGTTTTTAAAATATTATGATCTGCTTGACTACCTGCTGATGGTGGTGGATATCTCCTTGGTGGCCTTTGTAATTTATAAAGGTACCATGCTTATCCGCGGTACTAGAGCAGTACAGCTTTTAAAGGGCTTAGCTGTATTGGTGGCAGCATCTTTTGCCAGTAAACGGCTGGGACTTACCGCCATTAACTGGATGCTTGATCAGACCCGTATTGCTATTCTAGTGGCGCTGCCTATCGTTTTTCAGCCGGAGCTGCGGCGTGCCTTGGAACAGCTGGGCCGGGGTAAATTTTTCGCCAGGCCTTTATCCACCCTGGGACCGGACGACATGTCCCGCTTGATTGGTGATGTAATCCGAGCAGTAAATGTGCTTGCCAAAAATAAGGATGGGGCATTGATAGTGATAGAAAGGGAAACAGGCCTTAACGATTATATAGAAACAGGGATTAAAATGGATGGTGTGGTGACGGTGGAGCTTTTAACCAATGTCTTCGTACCTACCACACCATTGCATGATGGGGCTGCGATCATCCGGGGCGATCGGGTGGCGGCCGCGGGCTGCTTTTTACCGCTTACCGATAGCCCATATCTGAGCAGTCAGCTGGGCACGAGGCATAGGGCGGCATTGGGTATCAGTGAAATTTCCGATGCCGTTGTGGTAATTGTCTCAGAAGAGACCGGTACCATATCCGTAGCTGAAGAGGGCAAACTTACCCGCTATCTTGACGAGAATACCCTGCGTGAAACATTGGAAGATTTGCTTATACCTAAGTCAACCAATCAGCATTTCTGGCAGTGGAGGTCCTAA
- a CDS encoding GMC family oxidoreductase has product MKNNNDYVTHNHDHYKDHRQRDLANRKYKDGADICIVGAGAAGGVLAYELSKAGFSVVVIEAGPFWNPQTDFASDELAAQSLAWQDTRLSTGKDALTFGHNNSGRGVGGGTVHFTGVFLRFHESDFKTKTIDGVGEDWPIEYQDLAPYYDKIERDIAVSGPKEFPWGSFHGPYPYPERNPISANSQVFRKGCDRLGIKSVVAPLAILSAPFDGRPPCISRGFCNQGCMPNSKFSTLIHHIPKAIGYGAEVLSDCMVTRIELDDQGKAKGVTFNHDGKEHFQKAKLVIVSAFAVETPRLLLNSTCSKFPQGLANSSGLVGRYLLTHTGHDIYAKFDDEVRLYKGTPVMALSQDFYETDRSRGFARGYTMNAHGGRPVSLAKNLAVSAGIWGSDLYEIMRDYNFYARITIVGEVLPDYNNFVTLSEEKDEYGIPRALASFSYGDNDNKMIAHGVAKANEILEAADGKAAFVIPDSAHLMGGCRMGRDPAASVVDEFCRSHDISNLYICDASAFVTSGGGNPTETVMAIAARTAQHIINSR; this is encoded by the coding sequence TCGCCAGCGGGATTTGGCTAATAGGAAATACAAAGATGGTGCTGATATATGTATTGTTGGCGCTGGTGCGGCGGGCGGAGTATTAGCATATGAACTTAGTAAAGCAGGCTTTAGTGTTGTGGTGATAGAGGCTGGACCTTTCTGGAACCCGCAGACTGATTTTGCCAGTGACGAACTTGCTGCCCAATCTTTGGCTTGGCAGGACACACGACTTTCTACCGGTAAAGATGCACTAACCTTTGGTCATAATAACTCTGGGCGTGGAGTAGGCGGAGGAACTGTGCACTTCACCGGGGTGTTCCTCCGCTTTCATGAAAGTGACTTTAAGACCAAGACAATCGATGGGGTAGGGGAAGACTGGCCGATTGAATACCAGGATCTTGCACCATATTACGATAAGATTGAACGAGACATTGCTGTATCCGGTCCTAAGGAATTCCCCTGGGGCAGTTTTCACGGGCCGTATCCTTACCCTGAGCGCAATCCGATTAGCGCAAATTCCCAAGTCTTTCGTAAAGGATGTGACAGGTTAGGTATTAAAAGCGTAGTCGCTCCGCTGGCCATATTATCGGCACCATTTGATGGGCGGCCGCCATGCATCAGCCGGGGCTTTTGTAACCAAGGATGTATGCCAAACTCAAAGTTTAGTACCTTAATCCATCATATTCCGAAAGCGATTGGTTATGGTGCAGAAGTATTAAGCGATTGTATGGTAACCAGGATAGAGCTGGATGACCAGGGGAAGGCCAAGGGAGTTACTTTTAATCATGATGGTAAAGAGCACTTCCAAAAAGCAAAGCTGGTGATAGTATCAGCTTTTGCCGTGGAGACTCCCCGGCTGCTGCTGAATTCTACCTGTTCCAAGTTCCCTCAAGGCTTGGCTAATAGCAGTGGTTTAGTGGGGCGTTACCTGCTAACCCATACTGGGCACGATATTTACGCTAAGTTTGATGATGAGGTAAGACTTTACAAAGGAACCCCGGTGATGGCTTTATCTCAGGATTTCTACGAAACGGACCGAAGCCGTGGTTTTGCTAGAGGGTACACCATGAACGCTCATGGGGGAAGGCCGGTTTCATTGGCCAAAAACCTTGCGGTAAGTGCCGGCATCTGGGGAAGTGATCTCTACGAGATAATGCGGGACTATAATTTCTATGCGCGCATTACTATAGTTGGTGAGGTGCTGCCCGATTATAATAACTTTGTCACCTTAAGTGAGGAAAAAGATGAATATGGCATTCCTCGAGCGTTGGCCTCGTTTAGTTATGGTGACAATGATAATAAAATGATTGCGCATGGGGTGGCAAAAGCTAATGAAATTCTTGAAGCTGCAGATGGAAAGGCAGCTTTCGTTATTCCGGATAGTGCTCACTTGATGGGGGGATGCCGTATGGGTAGGGACCCTGCCGCATCGGTAGTTGATGAATTTTGCCGCAGTCATGACATCTCCAATTTATATATTTGCGATGCCAGCGCGTTTGTCACTAGCGGCGGGGGAAATCCGACAGAGACGGTGATGGCCATTGCGGCCCGTACGGCACAGCATATAATTAATAGTAGGTAA